TCGTTTCGCAAAATCGACCGCAGCGCCTTGCTAAAGCTGACTTTGTCGGCTGAATCGACGGCCACCTGAGTGATCCCGTTCATCTCGTATTCGACGGGGTCTTCTACGGTGACAACGTGAAGCGATGTTGTTGAAATCAGCTCTCTTATCGCAGCGTACAAAGTCGTGCTTTTGCCGCTGCCGGTCGGCCCGGTCAAAAGGATCAATCCGTGGGGACGGCCGATGGCGGTTGAGAATATCTCCAGATCTTCGGCGTCCATCCCCAGGCGTGACAGTGTGAGATTCTCCATGTTGCCGGCCAGAAGGCGGAGTGTCAGCGACTCTCCTAAACGAGTCGGCAGAGTCGCGACACGAACGTCAATCGATTCGTCTCGCGACGACGTCCACGAAAATCGACCGTCCTGCGGCGAGCGACGTTCTGAGATATCCATCTCGGCCAGAATTTTGATGCGGGAACTGATTTGCGGATGCAGCTCGCTGGCAAAGTCGCGGTAGTTTTCCAGCTGTCCATCGACGCGAAGCCGGACGCGCACGTGCTCGGACAGCGGATCGATGTGGATATCGGAAGCTTCTTTCAGTGCGGCAGCCTGCAGAATCTCTTCGCAGATCTGGACAGCATCCTCGTCCCCGACCCCACGTCCGGCCGCGACACGGACCATCCCGTTTTGCGTAGCCGCTCCACCGAACGTGTTGCGAATCACAGCTTCCAGTGAAGTTTCTTCAGCTACGACAGGTTCAATGGCATGCTCGAGGTAACGCTCCACCGTATCCAGCGTCGCCACATCGGTGCGATCAACGCACGCGACCAGAACACGACCATCAATTTGGCAACACGGCAGCACTTTCTTCCGCCTCGCCAGGGAAACCGGAATTCGCAGTGCCCAACCGGGGTCGATTCGGACTGCCGCCATGTCAAGCGGTGCCAAAGTCGACAGTTCTTCACCCGCTGCGCTCATTACAAAGTCCCCGCCATATCATCGAGTTGTATTCTGGATGGCCGCAACCTGCTGGCGCGACTGAGGACCAGTTGCGGATTCCTCGCGAGGCCTTTAGCGGTTCGCTCACTGATTTGCCCCGTCCTGAGCAGCTGTGCCAGACATTCGTCGGCCGTGTACATTCCATCGTTGCGACCGGTTTCGATAATGGAGTAAATGTGCGTGTCCTTGCTTTGAGAAATCAGGTTGGCAACTGGGTTGGTGACCTTCATCACTTCGCTGACCAGAACATATTTTGATCTTGCGGCGAGCGGGTCGTCACTCACTTCCTTGAGTACTTTCTTGATCTGTGGCCCGTCTCCCATGATCAGTTTCTGTGCGACGACTGCCCGCAGGACCATTGCCAGTTGTCTGCGGATTGAGGTCTGCTCTTCGGGCTGAAAGACCGAAACGACTCGATCAATCGAACCGACACAGTCGCCTGCATGAACCGTTGCAAACACCAGATGCCCTGTTTCCGCGGCAGTGATCGCGGTACGGATTGTGTTCAGGTCGCGGATCTCACCAACCAGAATGACATCCGGATCCTGACGCATAGCGGCCACCAGCGCCTCATTGAAGTCCAGCGTATCCAGTCCAACTTCGCGCTGGTCGACCAGCGACTGCTTGCTGACATGCAGGTACTCGATGGGATCTTCAATCGTGATGATATGACCGCTCCGTGTCTGATTGATGCGATCGATCAGCGTTGCCAGCGTCGTACTTTTTCCGCTTCCCGTCGGCCCCGCGATCAACACCAACCCATGACTGTGGTTGGCAAGCTGATACAGGTCTGAAGGCAACCCCAGTTCCGGGAGCGACCGAATGCGTTCTTCCAGACGCCGAACAGCGATACTGTACTGACCTGATCGTCGAAAGATGTTGAAGCGAAAGCGGCTGCCGTCATCGGCCGAGAGGCTCCCGTCGAGTGAACCGACTTCGGGAGGGATTTTAGCATGTGTCCGCGAAGCCAGGGCCTGCGCAAGTCCGGAAAGCGTGGCTGCGTCCTGCTCAGGCCAGTCGTCCGCAGCCGCGAGACGCCCCTGCTGACGAAAGTAGGGAGGGTGGCCCGCCGACAAATGCAGATCGGAAGCTTGGCGGGCGATCGCCTCACGCAGCAGCCGCAGCAGCTGGTCTTCCGATCTTTCGTCTTCAGTCTCATTCGCCATTTTTAACCCTCGGCCCTGCGGCGCAGCCACAACGGTCTTATCTACATGAGCAATCCGACCGTCCATGAGACTGCAGGGTCTGTGGAGCGACTCGACGAATCGATCTGTTTTGCTTTTTTCAGTGTCACGCTGACCGGAATGACCCCCAAAACTTCGGGCAGCTCTTGCAACAATGCGACGATGGTGGCGTAGTCGCCAGCCACCGTCAGCTCACGAAAACTGATGGATTCTTTTGACACCAGAGACTGAAGTGTTTCAACTGACTTCCTGCGAAGAGTGGGCAGCGTGATGGAGTCCACAGGCTGATCCTGCAGGACGGCGACGCTATGCTTCCGGCAAAGAGCTGTCACAGCCCTGTGCTTTGCTGTCAGGGGCAACTGCTGAAAAGCTTCGGATTTTTCCGTCACTTCGTCATCGAACGAACTGATGGTGCGTTTCAGCTCAGCTCGGTCAACGCGCAGTTGCTGGGATTCTGCCTCCAGCTCCTGAATGACACCCGGTCCGACGAAGTTCGACACGGCACGGTCGAACTCCGTCTCGGTCTTATTGAACTCCGGCATGGCATACAACGTAATGTATAAAAAACCGATGAGCAGGATAGCGTTGGCCGGTATAAATGCCGCCACCCATTTTTCGCGCCGACTGCCGGACGTCACTTGTAGTGCCATCAATCTTCCCCCCCCTGGTCAACGGCTGAGTTTGGCAGATTCAGTGAAGACGCGACAGCGGCCTCACCCTGCGAACTCGCCTCAGATACCCTGGGCAACTGATCAACCAGTTCAATCTTGAAAGTCCAGGGACCGCCTGCTGCGATCCGGTTGGAGCCCGTGACAGAGGCGGGACGGACTGACCAGCCCACCGCAGCTAAGGTCGGCTCCAATTGCTGTACTAATTGTGTGACGGCAAAACTGCGTATTGCGCGACCGGACAGCGTCATTCCGCTGGACTTTGGCACGATTTCGTCGACCACCACGTGGGAATCCATCTGATCAGCAAGCGATCCCAGTAGTACGGCAAAGCGATCACCTTGATCCATCAACAAACGCAGGTTGTCCCCTTTGGCTGTGGTCTCCTCAGCTTCTGCACGAAGTTCTTCAAGCTCCTCCTTCAGTTCCTGAACCACCTTGTTCAAACGGTCCCTCTCGGCACGGGATTCAGCCAACCGATCGATTTGAACCTGCATTTCTGAGGTACGAGAATCCATCGTCCACGCCAATCCCCCGCAAACCAAAGCGGTCACCAGTGCAACAGCTACACCGATACGAAACCGCGTTTTATCCGAGGTTGGAATTTGCGGCGCAGGAACATGAGGAAATCCAGTGGGGGTGGCAGCCCGCGTGACCAGCCCCTGGACCCAGCGTTCAAGGACAAGCTCATCACTGAGCGATTCCAGCGAGCCCGTGTACAGGGGCGGCCGGTCTGCCGGCGTCGACTGCCAGCCAAGGTCGGGTAACTCTCCACCGAACAAAGTTCTTAACGCCTCATACCAGCGGTCGCTTGTCGATGATCGCTGGGTCACGTAGGCCCGTGGAAATCCCCCCGATTCAGCGGGTGCTGCAAACGCTCCGGCAAGCTCCGGCGTGAATTCGACCCACGGAACACCGGAGCGATCCGGGGAACTCATGCCGATTGGATTCGCGAGCAGTTCCAGTTTCCCGCCACGCACACGAACCGCCTGTGCGACGCCGGAGAGGACTTCACTGGGAACAGCCGCGCCCCAGAATCGACGAGTATCCGGCGGAACGGGCGATAATTCCACGAATCCCAGACGACTGTTGAGCGGATCGAGATCGGAAAGAGACTCCGTTTCAAACCGCAACATCTGCTCGAGTTCAGCGCCTTCCAGCCCGTAAATCGAACGTTCATCCAGGTCGATGACGCCGGTCCAGAAGTCGTCGGCAATCACGAATGTCTTTTGCGCCGGTTTCTTTCCGGTTAGCCCGCATGCCAGTTCGACGGCAATCGGTAATGTCGTTCCGATTGGCCGCGTTTCCCTGCTCAGCCGGACAACCTGATCACCGCGCACATCGGCACGCATCACTTGACCAGCCGTGATGATCAGAAAGGTCGAATTGTGTCCGCCAAAGGAAAACAAAGGTCACTCTTTCATTATCTGTATTGGTCTGTTACGTCCGAACTCTCGGTTTGTGTGCCACTGGCGGTGCCAGAGTGGCTTCTGTTGGGTGTTGAGTTCGCAATGCTCTTGTGGAGCCAGTGGCTCCGGCAATATTAGGTTCTGTTCAATTGTCCAAAATTATCGGTCAGTTGTTGATCGTTAGTTCCAGTGGTGGATTCCTGGAATACAGCTGAAACGTCATCGGAAGACTAACCTTGGCCGGGTCAGTCCCATTTTCGTCTCCAAAGTCGTTCGTCGAGTCCGGGCCATCGTCATAGTAAGCCCTGATCACTCGTGTTCCGACTGGAAATTCGAAGTCTCCACCGGAACCATCGTCAAAAACGAAATCGAAAACATGGTGCGTTGAATGAATCGTGGCATTCACTGACAGCGTAGCACGCTGTACGGAAAACTGCCCAGCCATTGTCGGGTTTGGGTAGTACAGCTGCACAATCGTCTTTCCCAGTGCCGTCGTTGCGATCCCTTCGATGTCCTTGTCGACATAAACTTTTCCGGCGACGCTGCCGCTCAGTTGCGATTCCTTCAGCCCTAACTGATTCTCGAAATCCAGCACCGAGTTCTGAATGATTGCCGGGAGGTCGGAGTCATAATCCATACCATCCGCGGCGTTATCGCGTCCCAAACTCCGTACACCGAATATAGAAACACCTGCTACGGTCACGTCGAGTTCTTCGTCCTTGTTGGAGTCCCCATCTGCATCGTTCACATCCAGTGTTCGCAGATGCGAATAACCGCCTGCATCGGAAACGAGATTCGTTCCCCAGCCATCGGTCAGAGACGCGGCTCCAACAGGCATATTCAGGTACGGGCCCTGCCATCCCATTCCAAGCGTAACCGTCGAGTCACCGTAAACATCCTGCCCATCAGCGCTCTTAGGATTCACCACATTAACGGTGGCAGCCTGGACATTCCTGAAAGTTGCCAGATTGGTCGTGGTCGGCGAATTGTCCCATAGTTCTCGAGCCGACAATGTCGAGAGTGATTCCGGGTAGGCCACCGGAAGACGCCCCATATCCGGATAAAATCCGGACAACAGAACCTGCCCAGCACCGGTGTTACGCTCACTGAGAATTGCGTCTCGTACCGACTCAACGGACTGCTGTGTTGTTTCGAACCGTGTCTGGTCAACCTGAACGTCCACCATGTTCAGCGCTGCGGTCGCCAGGACGGCAAGGATCACCAACACCAGTACCAGTTCGATCAGCGTGAAGCCGCGAAATCGAGGTCGCTGAATCGGATTGGTTCGATTCCTCATGGCTCGATCCCCAGATAAACCACCACATCGTCGGTCAAATCATTCTGATATGCCGTCGCATAGTCCTCAGATGTCAGGTTCTCATCGAAAGCCCAATCAATGGTGCCATTTGGCCCGGCTGACACGAGCCGCGCTGCCCGTGCTTCGTTCGCCGTAATCACATTGTCGATATTGAAGTCAATTTGCAGCACAATCGGATTACCCCAGGCGTCGATGAATCCAGAATCTCCTGCGTCTCCATACGTCGCCGTGAAATTGTCGTCACTCCACCTGATGTCTGGCGTGCGATGAATTGTTGTGATATCGGGATAGGTTCCGGTCGGCTGCGTCGCATACGGACCACGCCAGCCAATCTTCGTCACAGGGTGAAACCGCGGCGTTTCCGCCCGCGCGGGCTCCAATGAGAGCAGTTCTGTGCGCGTTAAGAAAACTTGGTGGAGCGTTCGCGGCAAACGATATGGGACATGTCCCATATCTGCCCAGAGGCCGGTTCTGGTCCCCGAGCTCAAGAAGATGTCGCGTATAGCCAGCATGGTGGTCTCAGTGACAATTCTTCGCTGGCTCTTGCTGCCTGTCGGCGTTGAGATCTGACTCAACCCGCCGATCATTGGCGCAACCAAGCCCGCAAGGATCGCAAGAATTATCACGACAAGTACGAGTTCTATCAGCGTGAAGCCGCGGCGATTTGTTTGTTCCAGGTTCCGCATTTCACCTGTCCAACGTACAAGAAACAAACGGCTACCCTACAGGCGTAGCGGGGGCTCGATATGCCGTCAAACTGAAAACGTGATGCACGGGGCCATGAAAGACGGCTGGTGCCATTATACCCGACACATTCCATACCTGATGGCGTCAAACTGAAAACGTGATGCCCGGGGCCATGAAAGACGGCTGGTTCCATTATACCCGACACATTCCGCACCTCACGACACTTCGGGGTAAGAATAAGAAAACGAGGGGGCAGGCATCCCACCCCCTCGTATAAACCTCAAGCAATCATCACTGAGCCATTATTCTGGAGTAGTACTCTGCCAAAATTCAGCCAGTGCATGAGCCGTTTCATCATTACTCAGGGTTGGTGCTCTGCCAGAACTCAGAAAGTGCGTTGTTTGCACTACGGCCTTTGGCATTGATCACTCCCCGCAACTGTGCTCGCTGCCCCGAACGTGGATCGTAGACAGCGAAGACAGCTACAAATCGGTTGTACTGGGCCGAGGCGTTGACACGAGGATCCATTGGTGCGGATTGCATGGTCTTGCCTACCAGGTCGCAGTTCGGACCAATTCCCATTGCAATGTGCTTGACCGCGGTTTCTGCGGGCCACTCAGCTGGGTCGACTCCGTACCACTCTGTGAACAGAGCTGCTCCACCGCTGGTCGATCGGTCGATTGTCGCATAGACGTTAGGACCGCCAGAACTCAGTACGCGTTCGACGAGGCCGCTGTTTCCTGGATTGCCCTGCAGCCAAGAACCGTCATCTGTATGGTCATAGACGTGGTCGATCGCTTTGATGCTTTGAGTGAAATCTCCGCTGAGCGACTCGAGTTGGATAACACTACCTATCCCGTCGTGACCAAAAGATGTTGCGCTAGCGATTGTGGCGGTCGGATCAACACCACCAGCTCCACCGCTGGCATCCAACAACAGTGAATCCAGGTGTGATGGGTACGCGTTGTTGCCATAAGTCGTGCGAAAGAACTCAAGGTTCGAAGCGACTGCGGCCTGGATGTTTGCTTGAGCACCGTAGTTGGCGCTTCGGCGAAGCCAGCCCACGACGGGTACTGCAAGGCCTGCAACAATCGCGAGAATCATGATCACCATGACCAGCTCGATGAGGGTGAACCCGCTACGTCGCGAGTTCATTTTTTTGCTGTAAAACTTCTTCACGTTTTTCTCTCCTGAAAGAATTTGGAATGCGGGAGTTCCCAACGAACTCTCGCAGGATGAACCAGCAGCCCAATCGTGGGAACTCGCACCCAGTCATGCGGCGGTGACGTCCATCATCCATGTTTCGCGGTTGCTTCGTGCAGCTCGACACCGTCCTGACCGCTCAACGAGCAATCTGGTGGGCTAGGAAAAATGCGGGGTGGCTTATAGGATATTTACGTTATTTGGCTAAAGCCGCATCTTGCCAAATCGTTGAGACTAAGTCTCAATCTCGATCGGCATAGTAGTCACAGCAGGACTCGTTGCAACATGATTCAGTGGGATTTACTGAGATTTCCTCAGACTCATTGCCGCGACCACAGGATCATGACTTAATACTTGATTAAGACAGAGGCACCTTGGCAGAATCGCCTCGTTTCCCACTACGGAGGTGACTCAGAAGGATTGATCCCTTGCTTACGCATTGAGTCGCCCTAGCAAACTCCAACTTAATCCGATTGGGCCATGAACAGATACACGCTTTATCTGCCAGCCAAATCGAAGACCAGAACCCATTCAATTGAGTTAACAAACAACGGAACTGCCCAATGAATATCGAAAGAATTGCCATCCCGATTGTTGCTGGCTGCCTGCTTTCCACCGCCGTTTCATATGCTCAGGACACAACTGCAGAGGCAACCGCTCCCGTCGATCCGACAGCTCAATCCGATCAGTTTCGCGAAATTGCTGATCTGCTGAGAGAGGCAGACCGTGTCAAGAAAGTCCTGAGCGACAACGAAAAACTGCAGAAGCGGGTCACTGACCTGATCACCCAGAATCAGCAACTGACAGAAGCGGTAGAGTCAGCTCAGGCGGATAACGCCAAGCTGGCCAAGGCGGTTGAGAATGTTCTCTCCCAGAACAAAAAGCTGGAAACGAGTCTCGAAGATGTTTCTGAAGTCGAGATTCAGGGGCTTCTGTTGAGTGAGGAAAAGGGCGCATCGACCGCTATTCTGAAGATTGCCGGGGGCATTCAGGTAGTCAGTGAAGGGGATGAACTCGTGACTGCGATGGGTGCCAATCGCAGGGTCGGCCAGGTCGTTCTGGTCAAAGAAATTGGAAAGAAAGGCGTGCAGCTTGAAATGGTCAAGTCCCGGAAGACCGTGCTTATTCGGTAAGCGAATGCTGCCGCTTCGCGTTATCCCTGGGCCGAACGAATTTTCTGAAAACGCAGCGGCACCGAGTCTTTATCGGACGAATCAGTCCCTCACAGACGTTTTGGGTTACCGGCATTGCAGCGCAGGTTTCAACGCCTAACGAGAGACAACGTTGGCCAGCGTGCTATAGGCGACGGCCAACAGAAGCACCGGCAGCATGTCAACAACAATCACCCCACTGAACGCGATCAGGGCCACCACAGCGGCCGGCAACCTTTTGACGGGCAGGGGTTCAAATCGCTTGTTCACGGCGAACCTCAATCCTTGATACCGTGTTGTGTCGCTCCACCGCTTCGCGGCTGTTTCTCAGCTGTCTGGTTGATCTTATCGGGATGTCTCGCGATCGGTTGATGCCAGCTTGTACCAATTGTGCGGATTCTGCGCACATGAGATCGGGTTTCAACGCGGCAGCACCATTGTATTGAGACGGCGTCGCGACTGGAAAAATCACATTGCGGCTTGAATTTCTTATCTCTCGCCAGGCAGAAGGCTCGGCGCAGACAAGCCTGTCGGCACAAGCGATTTGACCCGTGTGACGCATACTTTCGGGATAACCGGTCAAGTTTCACACATCTTCTGGACGATTTAATTGGCAACGCAAGCCACCGTGGAGGGCGAGGGCTTTCCGTACTAAGACGCCCTTGGCAGCCAGCGCATACATGACTTTCCGATGCAGTGTTCCACTGCTCGACTTCAATGCACTGTGCTCGCAAAAGTAATTGCGCGTTTTTACAGGAGTACCAAAGGCGATGCTCCACCTGTCGAAATTCACGGCAGTTCTAATGGCATCGTTC
This is a stretch of genomic DNA from Fuerstiella sp.. It encodes these proteins:
- a CDS encoding GspE/PulE family protein, whose product is MSAAGEELSTLAPLDMAAVRIDPGWALRIPVSLARRKKVLPCCQIDGRVLVACVDRTDVATLDTVERYLEHAIEPVVAEETSLEAVIRNTFGGAATQNGMVRVAAGRGVGDEDAVQICEEILQAAALKEASDIHIDPLSEHVRVRLRVDGQLENYRDFASELHPQISSRIKILAEMDISERRSPQDGRFSWTSSRDESIDVRVATLPTRLGESLTLRLLAGNMENLTLSRLGMDAEDLEIFSTAIGRPHGLILLTGPTGSGKSTTLYAAIRELISTTSLHVVTVEDPVEYEMNGITQVAVDSADKVSFSKALRSILRNDPDVIMIGEIRDPETADVAIKAALTGHLVFSTLHTNTAAGAVTRLIDMGVQPFLVAATLRLAVAQRLVRRLCLHCRQKTLLTVSHAAALGMPDARDTTAWQSGSCIYCAGRGKTGRTALFEMLPVGEEMAHLISKGTEEVPLRTLAKNEGCRTLTEDALRKIEQGMVTASDAQGAVAVW
- a CDS encoding PilT/PilU family type 4a pilus ATPase, producing the protein MANETEDERSEDQLLRLLREAIARQASDLHLSAGHPPYFRQQGRLAAADDWPEQDAATLSGLAQALASRTHAKIPPEVGSLDGSLSADDGSRFRFNIFRRSGQYSIAVRRLEERIRSLPELGLPSDLYQLANHSHGLVLIAGPTGSGKSTTLATLIDRINQTRSGHIITIEDPIEYLHVSKQSLVDQREVGLDTLDFNEALVAAMRQDPDVILVGEIRDLNTIRTAITAAETGHLVFATVHAGDCVGSIDRVVSVFQPEEQTSIRRQLAMVLRAVVAQKLIMGDGPQIKKVLKEVSDDPLAARSKYVLVSEVMKVTNPVANLISQSKDTHIYSIIETGRNDGMYTADECLAQLLRTGQISERTAKGLARNPQLVLSRASRLRPSRIQLDDMAGTL
- a CDS encoding prepilin-type N-terminal cleavage/methylation domain-containing protein, which gives rise to MRNRTNPIQRPRFRGFTLIELVLVLVILAVLATAALNMVDVQVDQTRFETTQQSVESVRDAILSERNTGAGQVLLSGFYPDMGRLPVAYPESLSTLSARELWDNSPTTTNLATFRNVQAATVNVVNPKSADGQDVYGDSTVTLGMGWQGPYLNMPVGAASLTDGWGTNLVSDAGGYSHLRTLDVNDADGDSNKDEELDVTVAGVSIFGVRSLGRDNAADGMDYDSDLPAIIQNSVLDFENQLGLKESQLSGSVAGKVYVDKDIEGIATTALGKTIVQLYYPNPTMAGQFSVQRATLSVNATIHSTHHVFDFVFDDGSGGDFEFPVGTRVIRAYYDDGPDSTNDFGDENGTDPAKVSLPMTFQLYSRNPPLELTINN
- a CDS encoding type II secretion system GspH family protein, whose amino-acid sequence is MRNLEQTNRRGFTLIELVLVVIILAILAGLVAPMIGGLSQISTPTGSKSQRRIVTETTMLAIRDIFLSSGTRTGLWADMGHVPYRLPRTLHQVFLTRTELLSLEPARAETPRFHPVTKIGWRGPYATQPTGTYPDITTIHRTPDIRWSDDNFTATYGDAGDSGFIDAWGNPIVLQIDFNIDNVITANEARAARLVSAGPNGTIDWAFDENLTSEDYATAYQNDLTDDVVVYLGIEP
- a CDS encoding type II secretion system GspH family protein, giving the protein MKKFYSKKMNSRRSGFTLIELVMVIMILAIVAGLAVPVVGWLRRSANYGAQANIQAAVASNLEFFRTTYGNNAYPSHLDSLLLDASGGAGGVDPTATIASATSFGHDGIGSVIQLESLSGDFTQSIKAIDHVYDHTDDGSWLQGNPGNSGLVERVLSSGGPNVYATIDRSTSGGAALFTEWYGVDPAEWPAETAVKHIAMGIGPNCDLVGKTMQSAPMDPRVNASAQYNRFVAVFAVYDPRSGQRAQLRGVINAKGRSANNALSEFWQSTNPE